ACTGGGCCGACCGCCGTCCGTTTGGCATGATCGTGTCTTCGGAAAACATCTCCGGGACACACGGCCGGAGGCGATCGGGGGAGGTCGGTACCGGTGATCCTCACCGTCACGCTCAACACCGCTCTCGACATCACCTACCGGGTCCGGTCCCTGCGGCCGCACGCGTCCCACCGGGTCACCGACGTGACGGAGCGGGCCGGCGGCAAGGGGCTGAACGTGGCCCGGGTGCTGGCGGCCCTCGGGCACGAGGTGACGGTCACCGGTTTCGCGGGCGGCACCACCGGCGGCGTCGTACGCGACGGGCTGGCCGGCGTGCGCGGGGTGGCCGACGCGCTGGTGCCGGTCGCCGGGGCCACCCGGCGCACCATCGCCGTCGTCGACGAACGCACCGGCGACACCACCCAGCTCAACGAACCGGGCCCGGCCGTCGCACCCGCCGAGTGGAACGCCTTCCAGGACACGTACGAGGAACTGCTCGCCGGCGCCTCCGCGGTGGCGCTGTGCGGCAGCCTGCCGCCGGGCGTCCCGGTGGGCGCCTACGCCGGTCTGGTGCGGTCCGCGCGCGCGGCGGGCGTGCCGGTGCTGCTCGACACCAGCGGGGAGCCGCTGCGGCGGGGCGTCGCCGCCCGGCCGGACCTGATCAAGCCGAACGCCGACGAACTGGCCGAGCTGACCGGCTCGCACGAGCCGCTGCGGGCCACCCAGGCGGCCCGGCGCCGCGGCGCCCGCTCGGTGATCGCCTCGCTGGGCGCCGAGGGGCTGCTCGCGGTGACCCCGGAGGGCCGCTGGCGGGCCGCGCCGCCCGCCCACGCGCACGGCAACCCGACCGGCGCGGGCGACTCGGCGGTCGCGGGCCTGCTCTCCGGCCTGGTCGAGCACCTGCCCTGGCCGGACCGGCTGGCCCGCGCGGTCGCCCTGTCCGCAGCGACGGTCCTCGCCCCGGTGGCCGGCGAGTTCGACCGGGCGGCGTACGAGGAGCTGATCGGGCGGGGGGTCGCGGTGACGGCGGAGGCGGGCGCGGCGTGATCCCCCGAGGGGGCGGCTAGTCGGTCGAGAGCGAGAACTGGTCGAAGGCCACGTCGCACTTGTTGCCCTCGTTGCACGCGAGCTCAATCGTGTTGGTGCCCTTGGTGAGGTTCACGTTGGCCCAGGTGGTCTGCCAGCCCTTTTCCCAGTCGCCCTGAGGCGTGCCGCCGAAGTTCTTCATGTTCAGCGGGCGCGAGCTGGCCTTCCCGTTGATCACCAGAGTGGCGTCGGCGTCCACCCCGGGGATGCCATAGCGCACGTTCAGGCGGTAGCTGCCGGCCTTCTCGATGCCGTTGACGGTCCAGGTGACCTTGGCGCCGACCTGGTTGAAGCCCGTGACGTAGACACCGCCGTCGGCCTCCGCGCCCTTGACGTCCGAGGCGGTGGTCACCCCGGGTGACAGGCGCAGGGTCTTCGCGTCGACCCCGGGAAGCTCGACCTCCTCCTCCGCCCCGTCGCTCGCGGACGCGCTCGGCTCGGTGGTCTGGGACTGGCCGGCGGTGGGGTCGCCGCCCGCCTCGTCGCCGCCCTTGTCGTCGTCCGAGCCGCTGCTCGTCATGGCGACGGCGATGCCGATCACCACGGCGGCGACCACGGCGACCGCGCCGATCAGCAGGCCCTTGGTGTTGGGGCCGCGGCGTCCGCCGCCCCCGCCGTGCCCGGACTGCTGGGAGCCGGTGTGAGAACCGCCACCCCCGCCGGGGAACGTCTCCGGCGCGGCGTAATGCGCGTTCGGCTGCCCGTAGGCGCCCTGCTGCGGCGGGGCGGCCTGGCCGTGGGCGGCGGTCTGGACGCCCTGGTGCTGTGGCGCCCCGTACTGCCGTGTACCGACGGGACGCACCCGGTTGACGGAGTTCGGGTAGCCGTAGCCACCGGACGGCGGCTGGGCCCCGTTGGCCTGCCCGTCGGCGTAGAGATAGCCGAAGGGGTCGTCGTCCTCGGGCGTGCTCGCGCCGTTGTTGCCGGGCGTCATCCCTTGGTCTCCTAACCAGATGCGGTGCGTTGCGGTACAGGTGTGAGATGGCGAGCCTACCCGCTCGAGCTGACCCAAACGGGTGACTCAGACCGCATCAGCGCGCTGACCTGGTGATCATCCGGCTCGGCGGTGCTGTTTGGGACGAGATCGTTTCTCGACGTACATCCGTTCGTCAGCTGACTTCAACACCTCGTCCGCCGTCATGCCGCAGTGTGCCCATCCGATGCCGAAACTGGCGCCCACGCGGACGGCCCGGCCCTCGGCCCGGATCGGCTGGATGATCTCGTTGCGCAGGCGTACGGCGAGGTCCTGGGCGTCGGCGCGGCCGAGACCGTTGGCGAGGATCACGAACTCGTCGCCGCCGAGCCGGGCCACCGTGTCGCCGTCGCGGACGCCGCCGCCGAGCCGGCGGGCGACCTCGATGAGCACGGCGTCACCCGCGTTGTGCCCGAACCGGTCGTTGATCGACTTGAAGCCGTCCAGGTCGCAGAAGAGGACCGCGAGGCCCTTGGTGCCGTCGTCCCGGCCGTCCTCGGGGGCGACCGCGTGCACATGGTGGTCATAGGCCCCGTACGGCTCGGCGGGCGCGCTGAAGTCGAAGGTGTGGCCGCCGGAGTCGAAGACGGCGGGATGCCCGTAGGCGGCGTCCATCGCGTCGGCGATCGCCGCGTGCGAGGACTGCGGGCGCTGGCAGAGCCGGGCGGCCAGGCGGGAGCGCAGTTCGGCGGAGTTGGGCAGCCCGGTGAGCGAGTCGTGCGAGGCGCGGTGGGCGAGCTGGAGCTCGCGGCGCTTGCGTTCCTCTATGTCCTCGACGTGGGTGAGCAGGAAGCGGGGCCCGTCGGCGGCGTCGGCGACGACGCTGTTGCGCAGCGAGACCCAGACGTAGGTGCCGTCGCGGCGGCCCAGGCGCAGCTCGGCCCGGCCGCCCTCGGCGGAGGTGCGCAGCAGGGTGCCGATGTCCTCGGGGTGGACGAGGTCGGAGAAGGCGTAGCGGCGCATCGCGGAGGCGGGGCGGCCGAGGAGGCGGCAGAGCGCGTCGTTGGTGCGCAGGATCCGGCCGTGCTGGTCGCCGCCCATCTCGGCGATGGCCATGCCGGAGGGGGCGTACTCGAAGGCCTGGCGGAAGCTTTCCTCGCTGGCCCTGAGCGCCTGCTGGTCGCGCTCCAGGCGGACCAGGGCGCGCTGCATGTTGGAGCGGAGCCGGGCGTTGCTGATGGCGATGGCGGCCTGGAAGGCGTACATCTGCAAAGCCTCGCGGCCCCAGGCGCCGGGGCGGCGGCCGTTGCGCGGCCGGTCCACGGACAGGACGCCGATCAGCTCGCCGCTGTTGCCGGCGCCCTGCGGGCCGGGCGCGTACATCGGCGCGAAGAGGCGGTCCGAGGGGTGCCACTCGTCCTCGAAGCGGGGCGCGGGTCCGTCGGTGTACCACTGCGGGACGTCGTCGTCGTCGAGGATCCAGCCCTCGGTGTGCGGTATGAAGATCAGGTCGCCCCACTGCTCGCCCATGTTCAGGCGCCGGTCCCAGGAGTCGCGGGAGCCCGAGCGGCCGGTGATGAGCGCCTCGGCGGCCGGGTTGCCGGCGAACGCGGCGACGACGAGATCGCCGTCGGGGCGGACCAGGTTGACGCAGGCCAGCTCGTACCCCAGGGCCTGGACGACGCCGTCGGCGACGGCCTGCAGGGTGTCGGCCAGGCTGCGGGCCTTGTTCATGTCGGCCATGGCCTGGTGCAGTTGCCGCAGGGACGCAAGGCGGACATAGGGCTCCGACTCGGTCTCCATGCTCGCCCTCCCCCCGAGACCTCGCAGCGAATCAAGGGATCTCTCCGGCGCCCTTACTGATGGTGCCCTTGCAGGTTCACCGCCACTGAATCACAGCGCGCTCCCCACTCGGTACACAGGGTCAACAATTACCGCCCCTTGTGACTCAAGTCACAGCGGAAGATGAACAATTGAGTGGAGTTTCTGCGTTTTCCCTGTGCGTTTACTGAACGCAAATTTTGTGGCTATGCGCACGTCTCCGTCCGTGGTCCTAGGTCCCGGTTCGGACCGGGGTCCGATGTCCGGCCGAGAGTCCGGAGATTAGCGTGATGGTGTGCCGAATACTCCCTCCCTCACGTCCCATGCGTCCCCCGCGCTCCCGCTGCCGTCGCCCGCCGCCGGGCATGCTGAGGGGGTGAGCAACGAGGAATTCCGCGCCGCCATGTCCCGGCTGGCCTCGGGCGTGGTCCTGGTGACCGCCCAGGAGCCGCCGCTCGACGCCGACGACCCGCTGGCGCCGGGCGGTGAGGACGTCGGGATGACGGCCACGGCGTTCATGTCGGTCTCCCTGGATCCGCCGCTGGTCCTGGTCAGCCTGCGGACGGGCTCCCGCATGGACGACCTGCTCGACGAGCAGCCCCTGTGGGCGGTCTCCGTGCTCTCCGAGAGCCAGCGGCACATCGCCGGCCGCTTCGCGATGAAGGGCCGGATCAGCGACCGCCTCCTCTTCGCCGACATCCCCTACGTGCGGGGCGGGGCGACCGGGGCGCCGCTTGCC
The Streptomyces sp. NBC_01723 genome window above contains:
- a CDS encoding 1-phosphofructokinase family hexose kinase: MILTVTLNTALDITYRVRSLRPHASHRVTDVTERAGGKGLNVARVLAALGHEVTVTGFAGGTTGGVVRDGLAGVRGVADALVPVAGATRRTIAVVDERTGDTTQLNEPGPAVAPAEWNAFQDTYEELLAGASAVALCGSLPPGVPVGAYAGLVRSARAAGVPVLLDTSGEPLRRGVAARPDLIKPNADELAELTGSHEPLRATQAARRRGARSVIASLGAEGLLAVTPEGRWRAAPPAHAHGNPTGAGDSAVAGLLSGLVEHLPWPDRLARAVALSAATVLAPVAGEFDRAAYEELIGRGVAVTAEAGAA
- a CDS encoding CBM35 domain-containing protein, with amino-acid sequence MTPGNNGASTPEDDDPFGYLYADGQANGAQPPSGGYGYPNSVNRVRPVGTRQYGAPQHQGVQTAAHGQAAPPQQGAYGQPNAHYAAPETFPGGGGGSHTGSQQSGHGGGGGRRGPNTKGLLIGAVAVVAAVVIGIAVAMTSSGSDDDKGGDEAGGDPTAGQSQTTEPSASASDGAEEEVELPGVDAKTLRLSPGVTTASDVKGAEADGGVYVTGFNQVGAKVTWTVNGIEKAGSYRLNVRYGIPGVDADATLVINGKASSRPLNMKNFGGTPQGDWEKGWQTTWANVNLTKGTNTIELACNEGNKCDVAFDQFSLSTD
- the cdgB gene encoding diguanylate cyclase CdgB; the encoded protein is METESEPYVRLASLRQLHQAMADMNKARSLADTLQAVADGVVQALGYELACVNLVRPDGDLVVAAFAGNPAAEALITGRSGSRDSWDRRLNMGEQWGDLIFIPHTEGWILDDDDVPQWYTDGPAPRFEDEWHPSDRLFAPMYAPGPQGAGNSGELIGVLSVDRPRNGRRPGAWGREALQMYAFQAAIAISNARLRSNMQRALVRLERDQQALRASEESFRQAFEYAPSGMAIAEMGGDQHGRILRTNDALCRLLGRPASAMRRYAFSDLVHPEDIGTLLRTSAEGGRAELRLGRRDGTYVWVSLRNSVVADAADGPRFLLTHVEDIEERKRRELQLAHRASHDSLTGLPNSAELRSRLAARLCQRPQSSHAAIADAMDAAYGHPAVFDSGGHTFDFSAPAEPYGAYDHHVHAVAPEDGRDDGTKGLAVLFCDLDGFKSINDRFGHNAGDAVLIEVARRLGGGVRDGDTVARLGGDEFVILANGLGRADAQDLAVRLRNEIIQPIRAEGRAVRVGASFGIGWAHCGMTADEVLKSADERMYVEKRSRPKQHRRAG
- a CDS encoding flavin reductase family protein produces the protein MPNTPSLTSHASPALPLPSPAAGHAEGVSNEEFRAAMSRLASGVVLVTAQEPPLDADDPLAPGGEDVGMTATAFMSVSLDPPLVLVSLRTGSRMDDLLDEQPLWAVSVLSESQRHIAGRFAMKGRISDRLLFADIPYVRGGATGAPLAGGALATLECRTEQRVPAGDHVLVIGRVLTAALPSADGGPLTYFRGRYRQLG